In Methylophaga thalassica, one genomic interval encodes:
- the ureC gene encoding urease subunit alpha, producing the protein MSLKISRQAYAEMFGPTVGDRVRLADTELWIEVEKDLTTYGEEVKFGGGKVIRDGMGQSQLPAAEVADTVITNALIIDAVTGIIKADVGLKDGHIWQIGKAGNPDIQPNVTIPIGAGTEIIAGEGMILTAGGIDSHIHWICPQQIEEALTSGVTTMLGGGTGPATGTFATTCTPGPWHIHRMLEAAEAFPMNMGFFGKGNVSLPEPAREQVEAGVIGLKLHEDWGTTPAAIDNCLSVAEEMDIQVAIHTDTLNESGFVETTLAAFKNRTIHTFHTEGAGGGHAPDIIKAISSQNVLPSSTNPTRPFTVNTLDEHLDMLMVCHHLDPAIAEDVAFAESRIRRETIAAEDILHDTGAFAMMSSDSQAMGRVGEVIMRTWQTAHKMKVQRGTLPEDTKDGADNTDNFRVKRYIAKYTINPAITHGISHIVGSIEPGKFADLVLWRPAFFGVKPSLILKGGSIASAAMGDPNASIPTPQPVHYRPMFASFGKGLKSSLTFVSQAAMDNPEVKNLNLSKPLVAVKNCRQVTKKDMVLNDATPDISVDPETYQVLADGELLICDPATELPMAQRYFLF; encoded by the coding sequence ATGAGTCTTAAAATTTCACGTCAGGCCTATGCAGAAATGTTTGGTCCCACCGTTGGCGACAGAGTTCGCCTTGCAGACACCGAACTGTGGATTGAAGTCGAAAAAGATCTCACCACTTACGGGGAAGAAGTCAAATTCGGTGGTGGTAAAGTGATTCGCGATGGTATGGGGCAATCACAACTCCCTGCAGCAGAGGTGGCTGATACGGTCATCACTAACGCACTGATTATTGATGCAGTCACCGGCATTATCAAAGCCGATGTAGGACTTAAAGATGGCCATATCTGGCAAATAGGCAAAGCCGGTAATCCAGATATTCAACCTAACGTGACTATTCCTATTGGTGCCGGTACCGAGATTATTGCTGGTGAAGGCATGATTCTCACTGCCGGTGGCATTGATAGTCATATTCATTGGATTTGCCCACAGCAAATCGAGGAGGCGCTAACCTCAGGTGTGACCACCATGCTGGGCGGTGGAACCGGGCCCGCTACCGGCACCTTTGCCACTACCTGTACGCCAGGTCCCTGGCATATTCATCGTATGCTGGAAGCGGCTGAAGCGTTTCCTATGAACATGGGCTTTTTTGGCAAAGGCAATGTGTCTTTGCCTGAACCTGCTCGTGAACAAGTTGAAGCAGGTGTCATTGGTCTGAAATTACATGAGGACTGGGGTACGACGCCGGCAGCGATTGATAACTGTTTAAGTGTGGCAGAGGAAATGGATATTCAGGTGGCGATTCATACCGATACCTTAAATGAATCGGGCTTTGTTGAAACGACCTTAGCTGCATTTAAAAACCGGACCATTCATACTTTCCATACAGAAGGGGCCGGTGGTGGTCATGCGCCTGATATTATCAAAGCCATCAGTTCACAAAATGTCTTGCCGTCATCAACTAATCCGACCCGACCGTTTACTGTGAATACGCTGGATGAACATCTGGATATGCTGATGGTGTGTCATCACCTTGATCCGGCTATTGCTGAGGATGTGGCTTTTGCGGAATCACGGATTCGCCGTGAAACCATTGCCGCTGAGGATATCCTGCATGACACTGGTGCCTTTGCGATGATGTCATCCGATTCACAGGCGATGGGACGCGTGGGTGAAGTAATTATGCGCACTTGGCAAACGGCTCACAAAATGAAAGTGCAACGTGGGACTTTGCCGGAAGATACCAAAGATGGCGCGGACAATACCGATAACTTTCGGGTGAAACGGTATATTGCTAAATACACTATTAACCCAGCGATAACTCATGGCATTTCACATATTGTGGGTTCAATCGAGCCAGGGAAATTTGCTGATTTGGTGTTATGGCGACCGGCGTTTTTTGGCGTTAAACCGTCATTAATCTTAAAAGGGGGCAGCATTGCTTCAGCAGCGATGGGAGATCCTAATGCCTCAATCCCAACACCGCAGCCCGTGCATTATCGTCCGATGTTTGCCAGCTTTGGTAAGGGGCTTAAAAGCTCATTAACCTTTGTATCGCAAGCGGCTATGGATAATCCGGAAGTTAAAAATCTGAACTTATCCAAGCCACTTGTCGCCGTGAAAAACTGCCGGCAGGTAACGAAAAAAGATATGGTATTAAACGATGCAACACCGGATATTAGCGTCGATCCTGAAACTTATCAGGTGCTGGCAGATGGCGAATTATTGATTTGCGATCCGGCCACAGAGTTGCCGATGGCACAACGCTATTTTCTTTTTTAG
- the ureE gene encoding urease accessory protein UreE, which translates to MLEIHTKLTDNNISDFDDKVSMSFDLRQKSRIRVKLASGREAAIFMTRGEILRGGDVLQAQDGSIIQVQAADQQVMIVTTHSAHALMRAAYHLGNRHVPLEIGDGWLKLEADYVLKDMLLGLHVNVEETQAPFEPEAGAYGGGHHHHHDDHDHDHEHSHHHHH; encoded by the coding sequence ATGCTTGAAATACATACAAAATTAACAGACAACAACATCAGCGACTTTGATGACAAAGTCTCGATGAGTTTTGATTTACGTCAAAAAAGTCGAATCCGGGTCAAGCTGGCATCAGGTCGGGAAGCGGCTATTTTTATGACCAGAGGCGAAATCTTACGTGGTGGTGATGTGCTGCAAGCACAGGATGGTTCTATCATTCAGGTGCAAGCTGCTGATCAGCAAGTGATGATTGTCACAACCCATTCTGCTCATGCCCTGATGCGGGCGGCTTATCATTTGGGTAATCGTCACGTACCGCTGGAAATTGGCGACGGCTGGTTAAAGCTGGAAGCCGATTATGTATTAAAAGATATGTTGTTGGGATTGCATGTTAATGTGGAAGAAACCCAAGCACCGTTTGAACCTGAAGCCGGTGCCTATGGCGGTGGTCATCACCATCATCATGATGATCACGACCATGATCACGAACATTCACATCACCACCATCATTAA
- a CDS encoding urease accessory protein UreF encodes MSTTAAFSRLLQLASPALPIGAYSYSQGFEWAIESGDVTDKTSAQRWISDVLLTYYAHFELPVIKRLFMAWQSMDEMAINHWDSYYKAGRDTAETWLESRQMGYSLLRLQQDLDAWPQAMLDVVASIDEPSFPTVYAATAVNWQISLHEMLHVYAWSWIENQVSAAMKAIPLGQVAGQQILVAVSEQITIVIEQAMQCADDDISNFCPALSIASCRHETQYSRLFRS; translated from the coding sequence ATGAGCACCACGGCAGCATTTTCCCGATTATTACAACTGGCCAGTCCAGCATTACCTATCGGTGCCTATAGCTATTCTCAAGGGTTTGAATGGGCGATCGAGTCGGGTGATGTCACAGATAAAACATCGGCACAGCGTTGGATTAGCGATGTGTTGCTGACCTATTATGCACACTTCGAATTGCCTGTGATTAAACGTTTGTTTATGGCCTGGCAGAGCATGGATGAAATGGCCATAAACCATTGGGATAGTTATTATAAAGCGGGTAGGGATACTGCTGAAACCTGGCTTGAATCGAGACAGATGGGCTATTCCTTATTACGTCTGCAACAGGATTTAGATGCCTGGCCACAAGCGATGTTAGATGTTGTCGCTTCAATTGATGAGCCAAGTTTCCCTACGGTGTATGCGGCTACGGCAGTGAACTGGCAGATAAGCTTGCATGAAATGCTGCATGTTTATGCCTGGTCATGGATAGAAAATCAGGTCAGTGCAGCGATGAAAGCGATTCCTTTAGGCCAGGTGGCAGGGCAGCAAATTCTGGTTGCTGTCAGCGAACAAATAACGATAGTCATAGAGCAGGCCATGCAATGTGCTGATGATGATATCAGTAACTTCTGTCCGGCTCTGAGTATCGCCAGTTGCCGACATGAAACACAATATTCAAGATTATTCCGTTCTTAA
- the ureG gene encoding urease accessory protein UreG produces the protein MKEPLRVGIGGPVGSGKTALTLALCKRLRDTYNIAVVTNDIYTKEDAQFLTRNEALSADRIIGVETGGCPHTAIREDASMNLEAVAQLSKRFEPLDIVFIESGGDNLAATFSPELSDLTLYVIDVSAGEKIPRKGGPGITKSDLLIINKTDLAPLVGASLEVMDEDAKRMRGERPFFFTNLKDEQGLDEIILFIEKQGLMLH, from the coding sequence ATGAAAGAACCATTACGGGTAGGTATTGGCGGGCCGGTTGGCTCAGGCAAAACGGCATTAACCCTGGCCTTATGTAAGCGTTTGCGTGATACCTATAATATTGCCGTTGTTACCAACGATATTTATACCAAAGAAGATGCTCAGTTTCTGACCCGAAATGAAGCCCTGTCTGCCGACCGAATTATTGGTGTGGAAACCGGTGGTTGTCCACATACCGCGATTCGTGAAGATGCATCGATGAATCTGGAAGCGGTGGCACAGCTCAGTAAACGTTTCGAGCCATTGGATATCGTGTTTATAGAGAGTGGTGGCGATAATCTGGCAGCGACTTTCAGCCCGGAGCTTTCAGATTTGACCTTATACGTGATTGACGTATCGGCCGGTGAAAAAATACCGCGTAAGGGGGGGCCGGGCATCACCAAATCTGATTTGCTCATTATTAACAAAACAGATCTGGCACCTTTAGTCGGTGCATCATTAGAAGTGATGGATGAGGACGCGAAACGTATGCGTGGTGAGCGACCTTTCTTTTTTACCAATCTAAAAGATGAACAAGGTCTGGATGAGATTATCTTGTTTATTGAAAAACAAGGCTTAATGCTCCACTAA
- a CDS encoding HupE/UreJ family protein codes for MKKSLLIFMTLMGLPLSAMAHPGHDAVGFMSGVLHPLTGLDHLLVMLAIGFWAARAPTQNRFQIPALFISFLLVGLTMGAFMGQSNIVEMGIAVSVIAMGVVLLLSAKINVVWQIALTSVFGLMHGFVHGQELILANNGLQAIIGLVLTTSVLLFIGFVLGNQKDSVGRCLQSLLVSVLTVAGAFFLIA; via the coding sequence ATGAAAAAAAGCCTTTTGATATTCATGACATTGATGGGATTGCCACTGTCTGCGATGGCACATCCAGGACATGATGCAGTGGGATTTATGAGTGGTGTTTTACATCCGCTGACAGGGCTTGATCACTTATTAGTGATGTTGGCTATTGGTTTCTGGGCAGCGCGGGCACCGACACAGAATCGCTTTCAGATACCAGCGTTATTTATTAGTTTTCTGCTTGTAGGCCTGACAATGGGCGCCTTTATGGGACAGTCCAATATAGTTGAGATGGGCATTGCCGTTAGTGTCATCGCTATGGGCGTTGTGTTGCTATTGAGTGCCAAAATCAATGTTGTCTGGCAGATTGCCTTAACCAGCGTATTTGGATTGATGCATGGTTTTGTTCATGGTCAAGAACTCATTCTGGCGAATAATGGTTTGCAGGCGATCATCGGATTAGTACTGACAACGTCAGTCTTATTGTTTATTGGCTTTGTTCTGGGTAACCAGAAAGATAGCGTGGGACGTTGTCTGCAAAGCCTGTTAGTATCCGTGCTAACGGTAGCAGGAGCATTTTTCCTTATCGCATAA
- a CDS encoding hybrid sensor histidine kinase/response regulator, whose amino-acid sequence MTPNDAITPSSESEAPQRIVKIRRDYNTWVANETLEDYALRFTPNSFRKWPIFRVSNTALGAISFLVLEAIGGTIAVNYGFTNAFWAILTVSLIIFLTSLPISHYAAKYGLDMDLLTRGAGFGYIGSTISSFVYATFTFILFALEAVIMAYALSLYFTIPLYVSYLICAVVVIPLVTHGVTLISRIQMLTQPLWLFMMILPLVFIFIKQPDAFSGLINFAGESGYDSDFNIYMFGTAVAIAMALIPQVGEQVDFLRFMPERTSKNNLKWHLGVLMAGPGWISMGMAKMFIGALLAYLALMAGMSIEQAINPTHMYYVGFSYVFSNPDVLLAVTVFFVVLSQIKINITNAYAGSLAWSNFFARLTHSHPGRVVWLLFNVLIATMLMLLDVFQALEQILGLYSNIAISWITAVVADLVINKPLGLSPKGVEFRRAYLYDINPVGVGAMGIASLLSVTAFLGVFGLEAQAFSSFIAMFTALVASPLIAWFTKGKYYLARQPFKFHPSKTKETCSICGRDYEIQDVAYCPAYQGPICSLCCCLDARCNDACKPHGRLTSQWEAIISKVLPKALSGNIHSGVGHYLLLMSLTVLILASIFGLIYVHISLTVTEYSAHIMPAIQLGFIKAFSALVLVSGIIVWWLVLTSQSRNVAQQESNNQNNLLQREIILHKQTDAELQQARVVAEQANQAKSRYITGISHELRTPLNSILGYAQLLDNNADIVDSNKHATKVILRSGEHLLSLIEGTLDIARIESGKLQFDIKSLRFPEYIQQIVSMFEIQAKNKGLYFNYHIPADLPPVVRADHKRLSQILINIIGNAVKYTREGGIDIRFRYAREFLSIEVADTGPGIDEKDIENIFQPFVRGNTATGVGGTGLGLTICKLLTQLMGGVLDLESKVGEGTTFYIRLFLPSVRLDEALPSLAMRMPVGYKGRRRKLLVVDNEPIDRELLINVLEPLGFEVREVASGPECLRIYPDFKPDIIFMDLAMPEMDGWETCHLIRNVHQSDVHICIISANAFDRNLENSSGILPSDFVLKPVNLMELINWIGERLNLEWIQVEDERSEIKQVTDNQQLLPDKQVLESLLEMLNLGYIMGIKEIIDDLESQGTVSKSFISEMRRMAESFQLENMKQFIKEKLQND is encoded by the coding sequence TTGACACCGAATGATGCCATAACTCCTTCTTCTGAAAGTGAAGCACCACAACGTATTGTCAAAATACGTCGGGATTACAATACCTGGGTTGCCAATGAAACACTGGAAGACTACGCCTTAAGATTTACGCCAAATTCATTTAGAAAATGGCCGATTTTTCGTGTCTCCAATACCGCTTTGGGCGCAATATCGTTTCTGGTTTTAGAAGCTATAGGCGGCACTATCGCCGTCAACTACGGATTTACCAATGCCTTTTGGGCGATCTTAACCGTTAGCTTAATTATCTTTTTAACCAGCCTGCCGATTAGCCACTATGCCGCTAAATACGGTCTTGATATGGATTTGCTAACGCGTGGTGCAGGCTTTGGTTATATTGGATCGACGATTTCTTCGTTTGTCTATGCCACGTTCACCTTTATATTGTTTGCGCTCGAAGCGGTGATCATGGCGTATGCGCTGAGTTTATATTTCACCATACCGCTCTATGTCAGTTATCTCATTTGTGCTGTGGTGGTGATCCCATTAGTCACACATGGGGTGACCTTAATCAGTCGTATTCAGATGCTGACCCAGCCCTTGTGGCTGTTTATGATGATATTGCCATTGGTGTTTATCTTTATTAAACAACCCGATGCGTTTAGCGGTCTGATTAATTTTGCCGGTGAATCCGGCTATGACAGTGACTTTAATATCTATATGTTTGGCACGGCTGTGGCGATTGCTATGGCATTAATCCCACAAGTTGGTGAGCAAGTCGACTTCTTACGTTTTATGCCAGAACGTACCAGTAAAAATAATCTGAAATGGCATTTGGGCGTACTAATGGCGGGGCCTGGCTGGATTTCCATGGGCATGGCAAAAATGTTCATCGGCGCATTATTGGCTTATCTGGCATTAATGGCGGGGATGAGCATTGAGCAAGCCATCAATCCAACCCATATGTATTACGTGGGCTTTAGTTATGTTTTCTCTAATCCGGATGTGCTGCTGGCCGTTACCGTGTTTTTTGTGGTGCTGTCACAAATTAAAATCAATATCACTAATGCCTATGCTGGCTCATTAGCCTGGTCCAATTTTTTTGCACGGTTAACCCATAGTCATCCCGGTCGTGTGGTGTGGTTATTATTTAATGTATTGATTGCCACCATGCTGATGTTGCTGGATGTATTCCAGGCGCTGGAACAGATTTTGGGCTTGTATTCGAATATTGCCATTTCATGGATTACCGCCGTGGTGGCTGATCTGGTCATTAATAAACCGCTTGGATTAAGCCCGAAAGGTGTCGAGTTCCGTCGTGCTTATTTATATGACATCAATCCAGTAGGCGTTGGGGCGATGGGCATTGCCTCACTGCTTTCGGTAACCGCTTTTCTGGGTGTGTTTGGGCTGGAAGCGCAGGCGTTTTCTTCATTTATCGCCATGTTTACTGCCTTGGTTGCTTCACCATTGATTGCCTGGTTTACCAAGGGAAAATATTATCTCGCCCGACAACCTTTTAAATTTCACCCAAGCAAAACCAAAGAAACCTGCAGCATTTGTGGCCGTGATTATGAAATTCAGGACGTTGCTTATTGTCCTGCCTATCAAGGGCCGATTTGCTCCCTATGCTGCTGTCTGGATGCACGCTGTAATGATGCTTGTAAACCGCATGGACGTTTGACGTCACAATGGGAAGCCATTATCAGTAAAGTGTTGCCAAAAGCGTTGTCAGGCAATATTCATAGTGGTGTTGGGCACTATTTATTATTGATGTCACTGACGGTACTGATCTTGGCCTCAATCTTCGGCTTGATCTACGTACATATCTCACTGACGGTCACTGAATATTCAGCGCATATCATGCCAGCAATACAGCTTGGTTTTATCAAAGCGTTTTCCGCCTTGGTATTAGTCAGTGGCATTATTGTGTGGTGGCTGGTGCTGACATCACAAAGCCGGAACGTGGCCCAGCAGGAATCGAATAATCAGAATAACTTATTACAGCGTGAGATTATTCTGCATAAACAAACGGACGCCGAGCTACAACAGGCACGCGTGGTGGCTGAGCAGGCCAACCAGGCAAAAAGTCGTTATATCACGGGTATCAGTCATGAGTTACGGACACCGCTGAATAGCATTTTGGGCTATGCCCAGTTACTTGATAATAATGCCGATATTGTGGACAGTAACAAGCACGCTACAAAAGTGATTCTACGCAGTGGTGAGCATTTATTGTCATTGATTGAAGGCACGCTTGATATTGCCCGTATTGAAAGTGGTAAGTTGCAGTTTGATATTAAATCCTTACGGTTTCCTGAATATATTCAACAGATTGTCAGCATGTTTGAAATTCAGGCGAAGAATAAAGGATTGTATTTTAACTACCATATTCCAGCGGATTTACCACCAGTGGTACGTGCCGATCACAAACGTTTAAGCCAGATTTTGATTAATATTATCGGTAATGCGGTGAAATATACGCGTGAGGGTGGTATTGATATCCGTTTTCGTTATGCCCGTGAATTCTTGTCAATTGAAGTGGCGGATACAGGGCCCGGTATTGACGAAAAAGATATTGAAAATATCTTCCAGCCCTTTGTCAGAGGCAATACTGCTACCGGTGTCGGTGGAACCGGTTTGGGGCTGACGATTTGTAAACTGCTCACCCAACTGATGGGCGGCGTGTTAGATCTGGAAAGTAAAGTGGGTGAGGGCACCACATTTTACATCCGTTTGTTTTTACCTTCTGTGCGTCTTGATGAAGCCTTACCATCGCTGGCAATGCGTATGCCTGTAGGCTACAAGGGACGTCGACGTAAACTGCTCGTGGTCGATAATGAACCTATCGACAGAGAATTGTTAATCAATGTGCTGGAACCTCTAGGCTTTGAAGTCAGAGAAGTGGCGTCAGGCCCTGAATGCTTACGTATCTATCCTGATTTTAAACCTGATATTATTTTCATGGATCTGGCGATGCCGGAAATGGATGGATGGGAGACCTGTCATCTGATTCGAAATGTGCACCAGTCTGACGTTCATATATGTATCATTTCTGCTAATGCGTTTGATCGCAATCTGGAGAATTCATCTGGAATTTTACCGAGTGACTTTGTCCTCAAACCAGTAAATTTAATGGAGCTCATCAACTGGATTGGTGAACGATTGAATTTAGAGTGGATACAAGTAGAAGATGAGCGGTCTGAGATAAAACAGGTCACAGACAACCAACAACTACTGCCTGACAAACAGGTGCTGGAATCCCTCCTTGAAATGCTGAATCTCGGCTATATCATGGGGATAAAAGAAATCATTGATGATCTTGAATCTCAAGGGACGGTAAGTAAATCGTTTATTAGTGAAATGCGTCGAATGGCAGAATCATTCCAACTGGAGAATATGAAACAATTTATTAAAGAGAAACTGCAAAATGACTGA
- a CDS encoding response regulator transcription factor translates to MTEANQNAVVLVVDDAPETLALLHASLVESGYTVLVANNGKDAIRICNEAYPDIVLLDAVMPELGGFDVCRRLKQEINTRHIPVIFMTGLTESEDVVAGFSAGGIDYVTKPLSPIEVIARLNTHLKNSRMMSHTQGALDAFGQAAIAVLPGTDKIIWQTPLARDLVEKYLNDEEDGGTHAGQLQQWIQQLSEGGKKRLRPLMINHPTGRLIFTPADIRNDEQWLILLREESEAAQVEALKAVFNLTKREAEVLHWVILGKTDKSIGEILGTSPRTVNKHMEHVFVKLGVETRTAAASLAVTKLHTLSGHANDT, encoded by the coding sequence ATGACTGAAGCAAACCAAAATGCTGTGGTGCTGGTCGTAGATGATGCGCCTGAAACACTAGCACTTTTACATGCTTCTCTTGTGGAGTCCGGTTATACCGTACTGGTAGCCAATAACGGAAAAGATGCGATTCGAATCTGTAATGAGGCCTATCCGGATATTGTGCTACTTGATGCCGTTATGCCTGAACTCGGCGGATTCGATGTGTGTCGCCGACTAAAGCAGGAAATCAATACCCGTCATATCCCGGTGATTTTTATGACCGGTCTGACAGAGTCTGAAGATGTCGTCGCCGGATTTTCTGCCGGTGGTATTGACTATGTCACCAAACCCTTAAGCCCAATTGAAGTCATTGCACGGTTAAATACCCACCTGAAAAATTCAAGAATGATGAGTCATACCCAAGGGGCGCTTGATGCCTTTGGTCAGGCTGCTATTGCTGTGCTTCCGGGTACCGATAAAATTATCTGGCAAACGCCGTTGGCCCGTGATCTGGTAGAAAAATATCTTAATGATGAAGAGGATGGCGGAACTCACGCTGGACAATTACAGCAATGGATTCAACAATTAAGTGAAGGTGGTAAAAAACGTTTAAGGCCACTGATGATTAACCATCCAACAGGGCGGTTAATTTTTACCCCAGCCGATATTCGTAATGATGAACAATGGCTTATCTTGTTACGCGAAGAATCAGAAGCCGCTCAGGTCGAAGCCTTAAAAGCCGTATTTAATCTGACCAAGCGTGAAGCTGAGGTATTACACTGGGTCATTTTAGGGAAAACCGATAAAAGTATTGGTGAGATTCTTGGTACCAGTCCCAGAACAGTGAATAAACATATGGAACATGTGTTTGTGAAGCTGGGCGTTGAGACCCGAACGGCTGCCGCCTCATTAGCTGTTACCAAGCTGCACACCTTAAGTGGTCATGCTAACGATACATAA
- a CDS encoding NAD(P)-dependent alcohol dehydrogenase — translation MTGMMKAAAFIEKGRIEIVEKPIPDIGDNDALIRITTTTICGTDVHILKGEYPVEQGLTIGHEPVGVIEKLGKNVQGYKEGQRVIAGAICPSFHSYACQDGLPAQDGGCHGHGYKPMGGWRFGNTIDGAQAEFLVVPDAQANLAPVPNGLTDEQVLMCPDIMSTGFAGAESANIKIGDIVAVFAQGPIGLCATAGAKLKGASLIIAIDGIDERLSYARQLGADITLDYRKVDIISEIMKITGGRGVDAVIEALGTQQTFESALRVLKPGGTLSSLGVYSTDLTIPLDAFSAGLGDHKIITSLCPGGKERMRRLMSVIESNRVNLQDMVTHRYKLDDIVDAYDLFSHQRDGVLKVAITM, via the coding sequence ATGACTGGAATGATGAAAGCAGCTGCCTTTATTGAAAAAGGCCGTATTGAAATTGTTGAGAAACCGATCCCTGATATTGGTGACAATGATGCCTTAATTCGCATCACCACGACCACAATCTGTGGTACTGATGTTCACATTTTGAAAGGGGAATATCCCGTCGAACAGGGATTAACTATTGGTCATGAACCAGTAGGTGTTATCGAGAAACTAGGCAAAAATGTACAAGGCTACAAAGAAGGTCAACGTGTTATTGCTGGGGCAATATGTCCGAGTTTCCACTCTTACGCCTGTCAGGACGGATTGCCAGCTCAGGATGGCGGTTGCCATGGTCATGGTTATAAACCCATGGGTGGTTGGCGCTTTGGTAATACTATTGATGGCGCACAAGCTGAGTTTTTAGTGGTGCCAGATGCACAGGCGAATTTAGCACCCGTGCCCAATGGCTTAACAGATGAACAAGTTCTGATGTGTCCTGACATCATGTCGACAGGCTTTGCAGGGGCTGAATCAGCAAACATAAAAATTGGCGATATTGTGGCGGTGTTTGCCCAAGGACCGATTGGTTTGTGTGCGACAGCAGGAGCAAAATTAAAAGGGGCCAGCTTGATAATCGCGATTGATGGCATTGATGAACGATTATCTTATGCCAGACAGTTAGGAGCAGATATCACTCTGGACTACCGTAAAGTCGATATCATCTCAGAAATCATGAAAATTACGGGTGGGCGAGGTGTGGATGCGGTGATTGAAGCCCTGGGTACACAACAAACATTTGAATCAGCCTTACGCGTATTAAAACCAGGCGGGACATTGTCCAGTTTAGGTGTGTATTCAACCGATTTAACGATTCCACTTGATGCCTTTAGTGCGGGCCTGGGCGATCATAAAATCATCACCAGTTTATGTCCTGGCGGTAAAGAGCGTATGCGACGCTTGATGAGTGTGATTGAATCAAATCGGGTTAACTTACAGGATATGGTGACACACCGTTACAAACTGGATGATATCGTTGATGCTTATGACCTGTTTTCTCATCAGCGGGATGGGGTATTAAAAGTGGCGATAACGATGTGA
- a CDS encoding RMD1 family protein, which translates to MMTQFATTLIESLAIGRSFVLPDLEQFVNDNYRCIRLHDAMQLELDSGEAFLFDYGVVVFWGVTENTKQSLLTKIQTFVLDSKVIPDFEQYAFDSHTDTIKMHADKISFANEDSMERLAVSHALAQSVKLAEFERLAQEVIQAHAHIPVSLAKTGKVAMSRKAIAKSRGVLFGARGDILLNYSLLDTPEFFWDYPELEPLYTMVSRYLDVVARINVLNKKLESIHELLDMLANEQNHKHSSTLEWIIIILIALEIVLFLH; encoded by the coding sequence ATGATGACGCAGTTTGCCACAACATTGATTGAGTCTTTAGCGATTGGTCGGTCATTTGTTTTACCGGATTTAGAGCAGTTTGTTAATGACAATTACCGCTGTATTCGCCTGCATGATGCGATGCAACTTGAGCTTGACTCCGGCGAAGCCTTTCTATTTGATTATGGTGTGGTGGTGTTTTGGGGCGTTACTGAAAATACCAAGCAATCCTTACTGACAAAAATTCAGACATTTGTTCTTGATTCAAAAGTTATCCCCGACTTTGAGCAATATGCTTTTGACAGTCATACTGACACGATCAAAATGCATGCTGATAAAATCAGTTTTGCAAACGAAGACAGTATGGAACGCTTGGCCGTGTCACATGCACTAGCACAGTCTGTCAAATTGGCCGAATTTGAACGGCTGGCACAGGAAGTGATTCAAGCTCATGCTCATATTCCTGTGTCATTAGCCAAAACCGGAAAAGTGGCGATGAGTAGAAAAGCCATTGCCAAGTCACGCGGGGTGTTGTTTGGTGCACGTGGCGATATTCTGTTGAACTATAGTTTATTGGATACACCGGAATTTTTCTGGGATTATCCTGAGCTTGAACCTTTATATACTATGGTTTCACGCTATCTGGACGTGGTTGCCCGAATTAATGTGTTAAATAAAAAGCTGGAAAGCATTCATGAGTTACTGGATATGCTGGCCAATGAGCAGAATCATAAACATTCATCGACCTTAGAGTGGATAATTATTATCCTGATCGCATTGGAAATTGTGCTGTTTTTGCATTAA